From Paraburkholderia sabiae, a single genomic window includes:
- a CDS encoding DUF3313 domain-containing protein, which translates to MPSIRLAPLLSVCAVALATTACSSVQPVAYSGISSAQQMKQNRDDDSTKVPYRYAAPVVWSRYTQVMVDPVVVYRGGDNQFGDMTENDKTALADYMGKTFASKLTKRFESATQPSPAALRIRLTLTGAETTTALVGQFMHFDIAGNLYNGVQAIRGGKGAFSGSVSYAVEVYDSSSGRLLKAYVSKQYPNAMNLPAAFGSLSAARTGIDKGADALVAQLQ; encoded by the coding sequence ATGCCCTCGATCAGACTCGCCCCGCTTCTCTCCGTCTGCGCCGTCGCGCTCGCCACGACGGCGTGTTCGAGCGTGCAGCCCGTTGCCTATTCGGGCATTTCGTCAGCGCAGCAAATGAAGCAGAACCGGGACGACGACTCGACCAAAGTGCCGTACCGGTACGCGGCGCCCGTCGTCTGGTCGCGTTACACGCAGGTGATGGTCGATCCCGTCGTCGTGTATCGCGGCGGCGACAACCAGTTCGGCGATATGACGGAGAACGACAAGACTGCGCTCGCCGACTACATGGGCAAGACGTTCGCGTCGAAGCTCACGAAGCGTTTCGAAAGCGCGACGCAGCCGTCGCCCGCCGCCTTGCGCATCCGGCTCACGCTGACGGGCGCGGAAACGACGACTGCGCTCGTCGGCCAGTTCATGCACTTCGATATCGCGGGGAATCTCTACAACGGCGTGCAGGCGATCCGCGGCGGCAAGGGCGCGTTCAGCGGCTCCGTGTCGTACGCCGTCGAGGTGTACGACAGTTCCAGCGGCCGCCTGCTGAAGGCTTACGTGTCGAAGCAATATCCGAACGCGATGAATCTGCCCGCCGCATTCGGATCGCTCAGCGCCGCGAGAACGGGCATCGACAAGGGCGCGGACGCGCTCGTCGCGCAGCTGCAATAA
- the phnD gene encoding phosphonate ABC transporter substrate-binding protein, giving the protein MKFLRSLLVGVAAVSAFASFAAHAEDLNLGIISTDSSAVLKQRWQPLIDDMNKQTGLNVKAFFATDYAGIIEGMRFNKVQVAYLGNASAIEAVDRSNGEVFAKTTYSNGDAGYYSVLITNANSRFKTLDDVFKNTKDVTLGFGDPNSTSGSLVPGYYLFAQHNAPVRTSFKTVLPSSHEANLLAVVNNKVDIATNNTEMLDTLKKQHPDRFAQVRVLWQSPLIPSDPLVWRKDLPDATKEKLRKFFYNYAKTDAREKAVMANIFSYSGFSPSTDAQLQPIRQIKLFEQKQKIEADASLSDADRKTQMAAIDAKLSALNAQKQ; this is encoded by the coding sequence ATGAAATTCCTGCGCTCTCTGCTCGTCGGCGTTGCGGCCGTGTCGGCTTTCGCCAGCTTCGCCGCTCATGCCGAAGACCTGAACCTCGGCATCATTTCGACCGATTCGTCGGCCGTGCTCAAGCAGCGCTGGCAGCCCCTCATCGACGACATGAACAAGCAGACGGGTCTGAACGTCAAGGCGTTCTTCGCGACCGATTACGCGGGCATCATCGAAGGCATGCGCTTTAACAAGGTGCAGGTTGCGTATCTCGGCAATGCATCGGCAATCGAAGCTGTAGATCGTTCGAATGGCGAAGTATTTGCCAAAACGACGTATTCGAACGGCGACGCCGGTTACTACTCGGTGCTGATCACGAACGCGAACAGCCGCTTCAAGACGCTCGACGACGTGTTCAAGAACACGAAGGACGTGACGCTCGGTTTCGGCGATCCGAACTCGACGTCGGGCTCGCTGGTTCCCGGCTATTACCTGTTCGCGCAGCACAACGCGCCGGTGCGCACGTCGTTCAAGACGGTGCTGCCGTCGAGCCACGAAGCGAACCTGCTGGCCGTCGTGAACAACAAGGTCGACATCGCGACGAACAACACCGAAATGCTCGACACGCTGAAGAAGCAGCATCCCGATCGCTTCGCGCAGGTGCGCGTGCTGTGGCAATCGCCGCTGATTCCGTCGGACCCGCTCGTGTGGCGCAAGGATCTGCCTGACGCAACGAAGGAAAAGCTGCGCAAGTTCTTCTACAACTACGCGAAGACGGATGCGCGCGAAAAGGCGGTGATGGCGAACATCTTCAGCTATAGCGGTTTCTCGCCGTCGACGGATGCGCAGTTGCAGCCGATCCGTCAGATCAAGCTGTTCGAGCAGAAGCAGAAGATCGAAGCTGATGCGTCGTTGTCGGACGCTGACCGCAAGACGCAGATGGCCGCCATCGACGCGAAGCTGTCCGCACTGAACGCGCAAAAGCAATGA
- the phnE gene encoding phosphonate ABC transporter, permease protein PhnE → MNAADLSADRSTPSTAQPQPSPKAMAAAAGKRSWVSLLGWIALIAVLGLSWRAADMRPLDLLSDSGNMGQFAKDFFPPDFTEWRTYVHEMGVTLAVAVWGTALSIVCSIPFGLLSASNMAPAWVVQPVRRMMDACRAINEMVFAMLFIVAVGLGPFAGVLALWVHTTGVLAKLFAEAVEAIDPRPAEGVRATGATSLDEIVYGVLPQVMPLWISYALYRFESNVRSAMVVGMVGAGGIGVVLYESIRSFNYSQTAAVMLMVIVVVTVIDVLSARLRERVI, encoded by the coding sequence ATGAACGCAGCCGACCTGAGCGCCGACCGCTCGACGCCTTCGACCGCTCAGCCGCAGCCTTCGCCGAAGGCGATGGCTGCGGCGGCGGGCAAGCGCAGCTGGGTTTCGCTGCTCGGCTGGATCGCGTTGATCGCGGTGCTCGGCCTGTCGTGGCGGGCCGCCGACATGCGCCCGCTCGACCTGCTGTCCGACTCGGGCAACATGGGGCAGTTCGCGAAGGACTTCTTTCCGCCGGACTTCACCGAATGGCGCACGTATGTGCACGAAATGGGCGTGACGCTTGCCGTCGCGGTGTGGGGCACGGCGCTGTCGATCGTGTGTTCGATTCCGTTCGGGCTGCTGTCGGCGAGCAACATGGCGCCGGCGTGGGTCGTGCAGCCTGTGCGCCGGATGATGGACGCGTGCCGCGCGATCAACGAGATGGTGTTCGCGATGCTGTTCATCGTTGCCGTCGGGCTCGGGCCGTTTGCGGGTGTGCTGGCGTTGTGGGTGCATACGACGGGCGTGCTGGCCAAGCTGTTCGCCGAAGCCGTCGAGGCGATTGATCCGCGGCCTGCGGAAGGTGTGCGGGCGACTGGCGCGACGAGTCTCGATGAGATTGTTTATGGCGTGCTGCCGCAGGTGATGCCTTTGTGGATCTCTTATGCGCTTTATCGCTTTGAGTCTAATGTGCGGTCCGCGATGGTTGTCGGGATGGTTGGCGCCGGTGGCATCGGCGTCGTGCTTTATGAGTCCATTCGCTCTTTTAATTATTCGCAGACTGCGGCTGTTATGTTGATGGTCATCGTTGTTGTTACTGTTATTGATGTTTTGTCTGCGCGACTGCGGGAGCGCGTTATTTAA
- a CDS encoding TetR/AcrR family transcriptional regulator, producing the protein MDNQTRSENTRKKAIEAALTILTREGVGGLTFDSLSRESGISKGGLLHQFRTKDGVLKALLDHQRQQFEAIAHAHMAKGGATKTEPCLSSQIAIYRESVKQPHSVARAVLAALAENPELLADFKATDVERMKKLREESSDIELSLLRYFAASGLAFNSLLGLSPLPDSMMNRLFDRLLDEAAWVSQKQPAKTRKKAAS; encoded by the coding sequence ATGGATAACCAGACCCGTTCGGAAAATACCCGCAAGAAGGCCATCGAGGCCGCACTGACGATACTCACGCGAGAAGGCGTGGGCGGGCTCACGTTCGATTCGCTGTCGCGCGAAAGCGGCATCAGCAAGGGCGGATTGCTGCATCAGTTCCGCACGAAGGACGGCGTGCTCAAGGCGCTGCTGGATCATCAGCGGCAGCAGTTCGAAGCGATCGCGCACGCGCATATGGCGAAGGGTGGGGCGACGAAGACGGAGCCGTGTCTGTCGTCACAGATTGCCATTTACCGGGAATCCGTCAAGCAGCCGCATTCGGTCGCGCGTGCGGTTTTGGCCGCGCTCGCTGAGAACCCCGAGCTTCTGGCGGACTTCAAGGCGACGGATGTCGAGAGGATGAAAAAGCTGCGCGAAGAGTCGAGCGATATCGAACTCTCGTTGTTGCGCTATTTCGCAGCGAGCGGCCTTGCGTTCAATTCGCTGCTTGGGCTCTCGCCTTTGCCCGATTCGATGATGAACCGTCTGTTCGATCGACTGCTGGACGAGGCGGCGTGGGTGAGTCAAAAGCAGCCGGCGAAAACGCGGAAGAAGGCTGCGTCGTGA
- a CDS encoding PqiB family protein: MSGAPSAFWLVPVAALLISGALLIRTGMQRGPRITISFTTAESLEAGKTRVRYRDVEIGRLKDLHLSTDRTHVLADVQLDDSAKQFAACGTRYWVVRPRIGMTGISGLSTAISGAYIAADTAPASRACKAFVGLEAPPFVTRDRKGKRFVLHADSLGSLTAGSPLLFRRVQAGQVLGYALSADGAEVDVDVFVNAPYDQYVTSGTVWWQASGIDMSFGSDGFRLDTQSVASLLSGGIAFDTLKRAPAPRPAPEGASFVLATDRTQATQGAADGTAARVFMRFEQSLRGLSIGAPVDFHGVELGRVAAIDVDFDPATGRIDMIAALDLYPTRLGRRYRQALGNGDSAAGRNLLHRLIANGLRGQLRMGSVLTGQRYVALDFFPRAPKVAFDPQRTPVELPTVPNTLEELQDQLAGIVDKLDRVPFDQIGRSLDTTLQTAASLFQRVDTELMPEARATLSAAQQSFDAANATLAHGSPLQSDLQGALTELRRTLVSLNSLADYLQQHPESIVWGKSLTRPGQQ; this comes from the coding sequence ATGAGCGGCGCGCCGTCGGCGTTCTGGCTCGTGCCCGTTGCGGCCTTGCTCATTTCCGGCGCGCTGCTGATTCGCACAGGCATGCAGCGCGGTCCGCGCATCACGATCAGCTTCACGACGGCCGAGAGTCTCGAGGCCGGAAAAACACGCGTGCGCTACCGGGACGTCGAAATCGGCAGGCTCAAAGACCTGCATCTGTCGACCGACCGGACGCACGTTCTCGCCGACGTGCAACTGGACGATTCCGCGAAACAGTTCGCGGCTTGCGGCACACGCTATTGGGTAGTGCGGCCGCGCATCGGCATGACGGGCATCTCCGGGCTTTCGACAGCCATTTCCGGCGCCTACATCGCCGCCGACACCGCGCCCGCATCGCGAGCGTGCAAAGCGTTCGTCGGACTGGAAGCGCCGCCCTTCGTCACCCGCGACCGGAAAGGCAAACGCTTCGTGCTGCACGCAGACTCGCTGGGATCGCTGACTGCGGGCTCGCCTCTTCTGTTCCGCCGCGTGCAGGCGGGCCAGGTGCTGGGCTATGCGCTCTCCGCGGACGGCGCGGAAGTCGATGTCGATGTGTTCGTCAACGCGCCCTACGACCAATACGTGACATCCGGCACCGTCTGGTGGCAGGCGAGCGGAATCGACATGAGCTTCGGCTCCGACGGTTTTCGACTCGATACGCAATCGGTCGCGTCGCTGTTATCGGGCGGCATTGCGTTCGATACGCTCAAACGCGCGCCCGCTCCGCGCCCGGCACCCGAAGGCGCATCCTTCGTGCTCGCCACCGATCGTACGCAAGCGACGCAAGGCGCAGCGGACGGAACCGCGGCGCGCGTGTTCATGCGCTTCGAGCAATCGTTGCGCGGCCTGTCGATCGGCGCGCCCGTCGATTTTCACGGCGTCGAACTGGGGCGCGTGGCGGCGATCGATGTGGACTTCGATCCCGCCACCGGCCGCATTGACATGATCGCCGCGCTCGATCTTTATCCGACGAGACTGGGACGCCGCTATCGTCAGGCACTTGGCAACGGCGACAGCGCAGCGGGCCGAAATCTGCTGCACCGGCTGATCGCCAACGGCCTGCGCGGACAGTTGCGCATGGGCAGCGTGCTGACCGGCCAGCGATACGTCGCGCTCGATTTCTTTCCGCGCGCGCCCAAAGTCGCGTTCGATCCGCAGCGGACGCCCGTCGAACTGCCGACCGTTCCCAATACGCTCGAAGAACTTCAGGACCAGCTTGCGGGCATCGTCGACAAGCTGGATCGCGTGCCGTTCGATCAGATCGGCCGCAGTCTCGATACGACCCTGCAGACGGCTGCGTCGCTGTTTCAGCGGGTCGACACCGAACTGATGCCCGAAGCGCGCGCAACTTTAAGCGCCGCGCAGCAATCGTTCGACGCGGCGAACGCAACGCTCGCGCACGGTTCTCCGCTTCAGTCCGATCTTCAAGGCGCGTTGACCGAGTTGCGGCGAACGCTTGTATCGCTTAATTCACTCGCCGATTACCTTCAGCAGCATCCGGAATCCATCGTGTGGGGCAAGTCGTTGACGCGTCCGGGACAACAATGA
- a CDS encoding NAD-dependent succinate-semialdehyde dehydrogenase, which translates to MTDLRSKLKDPTLLQSKAYINGEWQEADNKETFEVLNPATGELIAQVPRMGTQETRRAIEAANTAWPAWKAKTAKQRAEILRKWNDLMLANADDLALILTTEQGKPLAEAKGEIGYAASFLEWFGEEAKRVYGDTIPTVANDKRIVVTKEPVGVCAAITPWNFPAAMITRKVGPALAAGCPIIVKPAEATPLSALALAVLAERAGVPAGIVSIVTGDPKPIGGEMTSNPLVRKLSFTGSTGVGRLLMAQCAPTVKKVSLELGGNAPFIVFDDADLDAAVEGAIASKYRNSGQTCVCTNRFYVHDSVYDAFAEKLAAAVTKLKVGFGTEQGVQQGPLINEAAVLKVESHIEDALGKGARVVTGGKRHALGHGFFEPTVLADVTPEMKVARDETFGPLAPLFRFSSDAEVVEMANSTDFGLASYFYSRDIGRIWRVAEALEFGMVGINTGAISNEVAPFGGVKQSGLGREGSHYGIDEYVVIKYMCIGGV; encoded by the coding sequence ATGACTGACCTGCGTAGCAAACTAAAAGACCCGACCCTGCTGCAAAGCAAAGCGTATATCAATGGCGAATGGCAAGAAGCCGACAACAAGGAAACGTTTGAAGTTCTAAACCCGGCAACGGGCGAATTAATCGCGCAAGTGCCAAGAATGGGCACACAAGAAACCCGCCGCGCAATAGAAGCGGCCAACACAGCATGGCCCGCCTGGAAGGCAAAAACCGCCAAACAACGCGCAGAAATCCTGCGCAAATGGAACGACCTGATGCTGGCCAACGCCGACGACCTGGCGTTGATCCTCACAACCGAACAAGGCAAACCGCTCGCCGAAGCAAAAGGCGAAATCGGCTACGCAGCCTCATTCCTCGAATGGTTCGGCGAAGAAGCCAAGCGCGTCTACGGCGATACGATCCCCACGGTCGCCAACGACAAGCGCATCGTCGTAACGAAAGAACCCGTCGGCGTCTGCGCCGCGATCACGCCGTGGAATTTCCCCGCCGCGATGATCACCCGCAAGGTCGGTCCGGCGCTCGCGGCAGGCTGCCCGATCATCGTCAAACCCGCTGAAGCCACGCCGCTGTCGGCACTCGCGCTCGCCGTCCTCGCCGAGCGCGCAGGCGTGCCCGCCGGCATCGTCAGCATCGTCACCGGCGATCCGAAACCGATCGGCGGCGAAATGACCAGCAATCCGCTGGTGCGCAAGCTGTCGTTCACCGGGTCCACGGGCGTGGGTCGTCTGCTGATGGCGCAGTGCGCGCCGACCGTCAAGAAGGTATCGCTGGAACTGGGCGGCAATGCGCCGTTCATCGTGTTCGACGACGCCGATCTCGATGCTGCCGTCGAAGGCGCCATTGCATCGAAGTATCGCAACAGCGGTCAGACCTGCGTGTGCACGAACCGCTTCTATGTGCACGACAGCGTCTACGATGCATTCGCCGAAAAACTGGCCGCCGCCGTCACGAAGCTCAAGGTCGGTTTCGGCACCGAGCAAGGTGTGCAGCAAGGTCCGCTGATCAACGAGGCGGCCGTGCTCAAGGTCGAATCGCATATCGAAGATGCACTCGGCAAAGGCGCGCGCGTCGTCACGGGCGGCAAGCGTCATGCGCTCGGTCACGGCTTCTTCGAGCCCACCGTGCTCGCCGATGTCACGCCGGAAATGAAGGTTGCTCGCGACGAAACCTTCGGTCCGCTCGCGCCGCTGTTCCGCTTCTCGTCAGATGCAGAAGTGGTCGAGATGGCGAACAGCACCGATTTCGGCCTGGCCTCGTATTTCTATAGCCGCGATATCGGCCGCATCTGGCGCGTCGCGGAAGCGCTCGAGTTCGGCATGGTCGGGATCAACACCGGCGCCATTTCGAACGAAGTCGCACCGTTCGGCGGCGTCAAGCAATCGGGCCTCGGACGCGAAGGATCGCACTACGGGATCGACGAGTATGTCGTGATCAAGTACATGTGCATCGGCGGCGTGTAA
- the phnC gene encoding phosphonate ABC transporter ATP-binding protein — protein sequence MEAIRIERLSKTFGNGRKALDEIDLRVEQGEMVALIGASGSGKSTLLRHIAGFTVSDAQPSQIAILGRPIQQNGRIVREVRSIRRDIGFVFQQFNLVNRLTVEANVLIGALARLPLWRRLTGCFPRGERELSMSALNEVGIGEHARERASNLSGGQQQRAALARALVQQAQIILADEPIASLDPESSRRVMDMLRTLNIEHRLTVLVSLHQVDIAMQYCQRTIAMRRGKVVYDGPSSALTPALLQKLYGDDARELFEDTPQSDAQPDSASPRAQVLPLNAARSA from the coding sequence ATGGAAGCAATCCGCATCGAGCGTTTGAGCAAGACGTTCGGCAACGGCCGCAAGGCGCTCGACGAAATCGACCTGCGTGTCGAGCAAGGCGAAATGGTCGCGCTGATCGGTGCGTCGGGCTCGGGCAAGTCGACACTGTTGCGTCATATCGCGGGCTTCACGGTGTCGGATGCGCAGCCTTCGCAGATTGCGATTCTCGGCCGGCCGATCCAGCAGAACGGGCGCATCGTGCGCGAAGTGCGCAGCATTCGACGCGACATCGGCTTCGTTTTCCAGCAGTTCAATCTCGTGAACCGGCTGACGGTCGAAGCGAACGTGCTGATCGGCGCACTCGCGCGTCTGCCGCTGTGGCGCCGTCTCACCGGCTGCTTTCCGCGCGGCGAACGAGAACTGTCGATGTCGGCATTGAACGAGGTCGGCATCGGCGAACATGCGCGCGAACGCGCGTCGAATCTGTCGGGCGGACAGCAGCAGCGCGCGGCACTCGCACGCGCGCTCGTGCAGCAGGCGCAAATCATTCTCGCCGACGAACCGATTGCCTCGCTCGATCCCGAATCGTCGCGCCGCGTGATGGACATGCTGCGTACGCTCAACATCGAACATCGGCTGACGGTGCTGGTGTCGCTGCATCAGGTCGACATCGCGATGCAGTACTGCCAGCGCACGATCGCAATGCGGCGCGGCAAGGTCGTCTACGACGGCCCCTCGTCGGCGCTCACGCCCGCGCTGCTGCAAAAGCTCTATGGCGACGATGCGCGCGAACTGTTCGAGGACACGCCGCAGTCCGATGCGCAGCCCGACAGCGCGTCACCGCGCGCACAGGTGCTGCCGCTGAACGCGGCGCGCTCGGCCTGA
- a CDS encoding 4-aminobutyrate--2-oxoglutarate transaminase — protein MKNAELKSRKDAATPRGVGVMCDFYAARAENAELWDVEGRRFIDFAAGIAVCNTGHRHPKIVEAIRAQLDNFTHTAYQIVPYASYVELAEKINERAPGDYPKKTAFFTTGAEAVENAIKIARAYTGRPGVIAFTGGFHGRTMMGMALTGKVAPYKLSFGPFPADVFHAPFPNPLHGVTTADSLKAIEFLFKADIDPKRVAAIIFEPVQGEGGFYPAPAEFVRALRKLCNEHGILLIADEVQTGFARTGKLFAMNHYDVVPDLMTMAKSLAGGMPLSGVVGRADVMDAAAPGGLGGTYAGNPLAVASAHAVLDIIDEENLCERAVVLGDRLKAKLTALQSEVPQIADVRGPGGMVAVEFCKPGTSEADADFTKRVQARALERGLLLLVCGVYSNVVRFLFPLTIQDAVFDEAVSILEEVLKETVGVTV, from the coding sequence GTGAAGAATGCTGAACTGAAGAGCCGCAAGGACGCCGCCACCCCGCGCGGCGTGGGCGTGATGTGCGATTTCTACGCTGCGCGTGCGGAGAATGCGGAGCTGTGGGACGTCGAGGGCCGCCGCTTCATCGACTTCGCGGCGGGCATCGCGGTGTGCAACACGGGCCATCGTCATCCGAAGATCGTCGAGGCGATTCGTGCGCAGCTCGACAACTTCACGCACACGGCCTATCAGATCGTGCCGTACGCGTCGTATGTCGAACTCGCCGAGAAGATCAACGAGCGCGCGCCGGGCGATTATCCGAAGAAGACTGCGTTCTTCACGACGGGCGCTGAAGCCGTCGAAAACGCGATCAAGATCGCGCGCGCGTACACCGGCCGTCCGGGCGTGATCGCCTTCACGGGCGGCTTCCATGGCCGCACGATGATGGGCATGGCGCTGACGGGCAAGGTCGCGCCGTACAAGCTGAGCTTCGGCCCGTTCCCGGCCGACGTTTTCCACGCGCCGTTCCCGAATCCGCTGCACGGCGTGACGACGGCGGACTCGCTGAAGGCAATCGAATTCCTGTTCAAGGCCGACATCGATCCGAAGCGCGTCGCGGCGATCATTTTCGAGCCGGTGCAAGGCGAAGGCGGTTTCTACCCGGCGCCTGCCGAGTTTGTGCGTGCGCTGCGCAAGCTGTGCAACGAGCACGGCATTCTGCTGATCGCGGATGAAGTGCAAACGGGATTTGCGCGCACGGGCAAGCTGTTCGCGATGAACCACTACGACGTGGTGCCTGATCTGATGACGATGGCGAAGAGCCTGGCGGGCGGCATGCCGCTGTCGGGCGTCGTCGGACGTGCCGATGTGATGGATGCGGCTGCGCCGGGCGGTCTGGGCGGCACGTATGCGGGCAATCCGCTCGCCGTGGCGTCGGCGCATGCCGTGCTCGATATCATCGATGAAGAGAATCTTTGCGAGCGGGCTGTTGTGTTGGGTGATCGCCTTAAGGCGAAGTTGACTGCGCTGCAGTCGGAAGTTCCGCAGATTGCTGATGTTCGTGGGCCTGGGGGTATGGTTGCCGTTGAATTCTGCAAGCCTGGGACGTCCGAGGCCGATGCCGATTTCACCAAGCGCGTGCAGGCTCGTGCGCTTGAGCGCGGGTTGCTGTTGCTCGTTTGTGGTGTGTATTCGAACGTTGTTCGGTTCCTGTTTCCGCTGACGATTCAGGATGCTGTCTTCGATGAGGCTGTTTCTATTCTCGAAGAAGTGCTTAAGGAGACTGTGGGCGTCACGGTCTGA
- the pdxR gene encoding MocR-like pyridoxine biosynthesis transcription factor PdxR codes for MRASVLSDWLAQRLDRGNGQPIYRQLHRLLQQAILTRELPAGSKVPSSRLLANELGIARNTVTQVYEQLALEGYVSSATGRGTFVADTSPDEIVGSTDTQGPAIQAAPVRQLQQALTPQPSKALLHAQQPAARALSQRGFRLVAGAGVSKRQWGAFMPGVPDVTRFPARVWSRLHNKYWRRLRPDLLTYAPGGGLSLLRHALADYLRTSRSVRCTPEQIIITTGIHQSVDLAVRLLSDPGDVIWTEDPCYWGVRSVMHVSGLKSRPIAVDDEGINPSTDDLAHPPKLMLVTPSHQYPLGMVMSLARRRMLLEYARQNQCWIIEDDYDSEYRYGSRPLASLQGLDTAGQVIYVGSFGKTLFPGLRIGYLVAPEALAESFATASAELYREGQLLQQAMLAEFIAEGHFTSHIRKMRTLYGQRRSTLLDAAARRYGDALPAVGGDAGLHLVMQLPEGTDDRAVAAAALERNIVVRPLSGYYAEPSRAPSGLLIGYACVPDEEIAPAFDTLADAIDTTLPLFA; via the coding sequence ATGCGCGCGAGTGTGTTGTCCGACTGGCTGGCCCAGCGTCTGGATCGCGGCAACGGTCAGCCGATCTACCGGCAGCTGCATCGGCTGTTGCAGCAGGCCATCCTGACGCGCGAACTGCCCGCGGGCAGCAAGGTGCCGTCGTCGCGGCTGCTGGCCAACGAGCTCGGCATCGCGCGCAATACGGTCACGCAGGTCTATGAGCAGCTTGCACTAGAAGGATATGTGTCGTCGGCGACGGGGCGCGGCACATTTGTCGCCGATACGTCGCCGGACGAAATCGTCGGTTCGACGGACACGCAGGGCCCGGCGATACAGGCGGCGCCCGTGCGGCAGTTGCAGCAGGCGTTGACGCCGCAGCCGTCGAAAGCGCTACTGCATGCACAGCAGCCCGCCGCGCGCGCGCTGTCGCAGCGCGGCTTCCGGCTCGTCGCGGGGGCAGGTGTGTCGAAGCGACAGTGGGGCGCGTTCATGCCCGGCGTGCCTGACGTCACGCGTTTTCCGGCGCGTGTGTGGAGCCGCCTGCACAACAAGTACTGGCGTCGTCTGCGGCCCGATCTGCTGACGTATGCGCCGGGCGGCGGTCTCTCGTTGCTGCGGCACGCGCTGGCCGACTATCTGCGCACGTCGCGCTCGGTGCGCTGTACGCCCGAGCAGATCATCATCACGACGGGCATTCACCAGTCCGTCGACCTCGCCGTGCGTCTGCTGTCCGATCCCGGCGACGTCATCTGGACAGAAGATCCGTGCTATTGGGGCGTGCGCAGCGTGATGCACGTGTCGGGTCTGAAGTCGCGTCCGATCGCCGTCGACGACGAAGGCATCAACCCGTCGACCGACGATCTCGCGCATCCGCCGAAGCTGATGCTCGTCACGCCGTCGCATCAATATCCGCTCGGCATGGTGATGAGCCTTGCGCGCCGGCGGATGCTGCTCGAATACGCGCGGCAGAACCAGTGCTGGATCATCGAGGACGATTACGACAGCGAATACCGTTACGGCAGCCGTCCGCTCGCGTCGCTGCAAGGACTCGATACGGCGGGGCAGGTGATCTATGTGGGCAGCTTCGGCAAGACGCTGTTTCCGGGGCTGCGGATCGGCTATCTGGTCGCACCCGAGGCGCTCGCCGAGAGCTTCGCGACGGCCAGCGCCGAGTTGTATCGCGAAGGGCAGTTGCTGCAGCAGGCGATGCTCGCCGAGTTCATCGCCGAAGGGCATTTCACGTCGCATATTCGCAAGATGCGCACGCTGTATGGGCAGCGCCGTTCGACCTTGCTCGATGCTGCCGCGCGGCGTTATGGCGATGCGTTGCCTGCCGTCGGCGGCGACGCGGGCCTGCATCTCGTGATGCAGTTGCCCGAAGGCACCGACGACCGCGCGGTCGCGGCGGCGGCGCTCGAACGCAATATCGTGGTGCGTCCGTTGTCGGGGTATTACGCGGAGCCGTCGCGCGCGCCGTCGGGGCTGCTGATCGGCTATGCGTGCGTACCCGACGAAGAGATCGCGCCCGCGTTCGATACGCTCGCCGACGCAATCGACACGACCTTGCCGCTGTTCGCGTGA
- a CDS encoding DMT family transporter: protein MESSIVLLVLISAMLHASWNAFLRLAEDRIWLLGMMSIPYIAVSAIAVTLLPLPEPAAWPYIAASVVLEFGYCLALIRAYRSGDFGQIYPIARGLSPLLVFAGALIFAHESLKPLAATGVALVSIGIVSLAFRRDMRFSGESVPYALLTGLFISAYSVVDGIGARVAGNGLSYIMWVYLLWNVPQFLLVWHWRGGAKGLFTSRETMFKGMLSGVIALTAYCLIIEAYRFLPIAMVSALRELSSIFAVLIGFSFMHERLTPRRVFACTLVTLGAVLIRL, encoded by the coding sequence ATGGAATCCTCGATCGTCCTGCTGGTCCTGATCTCCGCCATGCTGCATGCAAGCTGGAACGCCTTCCTGCGTCTGGCGGAAGACCGCATCTGGCTGCTAGGCATGATGTCGATCCCGTACATCGCAGTCAGCGCAATCGCAGTAACACTACTGCCACTGCCAGAGCCGGCCGCATGGCCATACATAGCCGCCTCAGTGGTACTCGAATTCGGCTACTGCCTGGCACTGATCCGCGCCTACCGCAGCGGCGACTTCGGCCAGATCTACCCCATCGCGCGAGGACTCTCGCCGCTACTCGTCTTCGCAGGCGCGCTCATCTTCGCGCACGAATCGCTGAAGCCGCTCGCAGCAACTGGCGTCGCGCTCGTCTCGATCGGCATCGTGTCGCTCGCGTTTCGCCGCGATATGCGCTTTTCCGGCGAAAGCGTGCCCTATGCGCTGCTCACAGGACTCTTCATCTCGGCGTATTCCGTCGTCGACGGCATCGGCGCACGCGTCGCGGGTAACGGACTCAGCTACATCATGTGGGTCTATCTGCTCTGGAACGTGCCGCAGTTTCTGCTCGTGTGGCACTGGCGCGGCGGCGCAAAAGGTCTCTTCACGTCGCGCGAAACGATGTTCAAAGGCATGCTTTCCGGCGTGATCGCGCTAACCGCGTATTGCCTCATCATCGAGGCCTATCGCTTTCTGCCCATCGCAATGGTGTCCGCGCTGCGCGAACTCAGCTCGATCTTCGCCGTGCTGATCGGCTTCTCGTTCATGCACGAGCGCCTCACGCCGCGTCGCGTGTTCGCATGCACGCTCGTGACGCTCGGCGCGGTTCTGATCCGTCTTTAA